The Ovis aries strain OAR_USU_Benz2616 breed Rambouillet chromosome 6, ARS-UI_Ramb_v3.0, whole genome shotgun sequence genome includes a window with the following:
- the MSANTD1 gene encoding myb/SANT-like DNA-binding domain-containing protein 1, with product MQLCQGAPGMATAEVPGYLVSPQAEKHRRARNWTDAEMRGLMLVWEEFFDELKQTKRNAKVYEKMASKLLEMTGERRLGEEIKIKITNMTFQYRKLKCMTDSDSVPPDWPYYLAIDRILAKAPESCDGKLPDGQQPGPSTSQTEASLSPSAKSTPLYLPYTQCSYEGRFQDDGSDSSSSLLSLKFRSEERPVKKRKGQGGHLQRKKLRLLEALLEEQRRLSRALEETCREVRRALDQHSVLQAQSLQLQERMMSLLERIIAKSGV from the exons ATGCAGCTGTGCCAAG GTGCCCCGGGCATGGCCACGGCAGAGGTGCCCGGCTACCTCGTGTCCCCGCAGGCTGAGAAGCACCGGCGGGCCCGCAACTGGACGGACGCCGAGATGCGCGGCCTCATGCTTGTCTGGGAGGAGTTCTTCGACGAGCTGAAGCAGACCAAGCGCAACGCCAAGGTGTACGAGAAGATGGCCAGCAAGCTTCTGGAGATGACGGGCGAGCGCCGGCTGGGCGAGGAGATCAAGATCAAGATCACCAACATGACCTTCCAGTACAG GAAATTAAAATGCATGACAGATAGCGATTCCGTCCCGCCCGACTGGCCCTATTACCTAGCCATTGATAGGATTCTGGCCAAGGCCCCCGAGTCCTGTGATGGCAAACTGCCGGACGGCCAGCAGCCGGGGCCCTCCACGTCCCAGACCGAGGCGTCCCTGTCGCCGTCTGCTAAGTCCACCCCTCTGTACTTACCGTATACCCAGTGCTCCTACGAAGGCCGCTTCCAGGACGACGGCTCCGACAGCTCCTCCAGCTTACTGTCCCTTAAGTTCAG GTCGGAGGAGCGGCCGGTGAAGAAGCGCAAGGGCCAAGGTGGCCACCTGCAGAGGAAGAAGCTGCGGCTGCTGGAGGCCCTGCTGGAGGAGCAGCGCCGGCTGAGCCGCGCCCTGGAGGAGACATGCCGCGAGGTGCGCCGCGCGCTGGACCAGCACAGCGTCCTGCAGGCCCAGAGCCTGCAGCTGCAAGAGCGAATGATGAGTCTGCTCGAGCGCATCATCGCCAAGTCCGGCGTCTAG